The following DNA comes from Corallococcus silvisoli.
AAATGGGGTCGCAGGCTGTCAAGCGGTCGCGTCATCGCCGGCCAAGATAGGGCCCGGCGCCGTCCGCGTCCACCGACAATCTCACCCGCCGCGGGCCAGCGCCGCGTCGATGCGCCGGAGGGCTTCATCGCGCCCCACGAGCAGCAGCGTCTCCCCGATGCCGGGGCTGGTGGTGTTGCCGGTGATGGCCACGCGCAGCGGCTGGGCCACCTTGCCCATGCCCACCTGGGCGGACTCGCTCACCGCCTTCACCACGCCGTCCAGCGGCTCCACGGTCCACTCGGGCAGCGCGGCCAGCTTCTCCCGGGCCTGGCGCAGGAGGCCCAGCGAGTCGCCGCTCAGGTGCTTGGCGGCGGCCTTCTCATCCAGGGTGACGCCGGTGCGGAAGTAGATGGACGCGGTGTTCGCCATCTCGTCCAGCGTGCGCGAGCGCTCCCGCAGCGCGAGCACCAGCGGCTCCAGGCGCGCGTCGCCCTTCACCTGGAAGCCTCGGGCCTCCAGGAAGGGCGTCAGCCGCTCCGCGACCACGGACGGCGGCAGCAGCTTGAACCACTGCTGGTTGAGCCACTGGAGCTTCTCCGGGTTCCAGACGCCGGACGTGCTGCCCACGCCGTCGAAGTCGAACCACTCCACCATCTGCTCGCGGGTGATGACCTCGTCGTTGCCGTGGCTCCAGCCCAGGCGGATGACGAAGTTGAGCAGCGCCTCCGGCATGATGCCCGTGCGCGCGTGCAGCATCACGTCCGCCTCCGGGTGCTTGCGCTTGGAGAGCTTCTCCCGGTCCGGTCCCAGGATGAGCGGCAGGTGCGCGAAGTCCGGCGGCGTCCAGCCCAGCGCCTGGTAGAGCATCAGCTGGGGGAACGTGGAGTTCACGTGCTCCTGGCCGCGCGACACCAGGGTGATGTCCATCAGGTGGTCGTCGATGACGCAGCCGAAGTTGTAGAGCGGGATGCCGTCCGCGCGCATCATCACCCAGTCATCCAGGTCCGAGTACGGCTTGGAGATGACGCCCAGCACCTTGTCGTCGAACGACGCGGTCCCCTCGCCGGAGGGCATGCGGAAGCGGATGACCGCGTCCTCCAGTTTCTTGCCGGCGGGCGGGGCCTTGAGGTCGTGGCAGGTGCCCTCGTAGCGGTAGGCGCGGTTCTCCTTCTCCGCCACGGCACGGCGCTCGGCGATCTCCTCGCGGGTGCAGTAGCACCGGAAGGCCTTGCCCTGGGAGATGAGCTGCTCGGCGTGCGCCCGGTAGGTGTCCAGCCGCTGGGTCTGGAAGTAGGGGCCGTACTTCGGGTCCTCCTTGCCGGGACCTTCATCCCAGTCCAGGCCCAGCCAGTTCAGGCCGTCCAGGATGGCCTTGACGGACTCCGGGGTGGAGCGCTCCTGGTCCGTGTCCTCGACGCGCAGGATGAACGTGCCGCCGTAGCGCCGTGCGTAGAGGTAGTTGAAGAGCGCCGTGCGAGCGCCTCCGATGTGGAGGTATCCAGTAGGCGACGGAGCGAAGCGGACGCGGGGTTTGGATGAAGCCATGGGCAGGCGGGCGATAGCAGGACGGGGACACGAGGGTCAACGCAAGCCGCCCGCTTGAGGTTAGGCTGCGCGCCCAAGGAGACTTTCCATGCCGATTCGACACGCAGTTCGCACGCTGGTGCTGGTCGCCCTGCTCGGGGGGCTGCCGGTGGGGGCCACCACGATGCTGCGCGCGGACCTGCCCCAGATGGCGCAGACGTCCGACGCGGTGGTGCAGGGGGTCGTCCGGCGCGTGCAGAGCCGCTGGAGCGGTGACAATCGCCGCATCGTCACCGACGTGGAGATCCAGGTGACGGAGTCGCTCAAGGGGCAGCCCGGCGGCACGGTGCTCGTCACCCAGCTGGGAGGCCGGGTGGGGGACATCGGGCAGGTGGTGAGCGGCCTGGCGTCGTTCTCCGAGGGCGAGGAGGTCGTCGTCTTCCTGGAGAAGCGGGGCGCGTCCGCGTTCCAGCTGTCGGGCATGGCGCAGGGCAAGTACCAGGTGCAGCGCGCCGGGCCGAGCGCGATGGCGGTGCCGGCGCCCACCGGCGACGCGGTGCTCATCGACCCGAAGACGCGGCAGGAGACCGTGTCGTCCGCGCAGACGCTGTCGCTGGAGGAGCTGAAGGCCGCCGTGCGCGCGGCGCTCCAGGCGCAGCAGGCCGCGCCCGCGAAGAAGGGGGCGAAGTGATGGGCGCGCTCGCGTCGTGGGTGGTGATGGCGGCGGTGCTGGGCCAGAGCTCCGCGCCCTATGTCCGCAGCCGCGTGACGCCCGGGGATGCCTCCACGCAGTGCCTGTATTGGACGCAGTCGCGCGTCACCTGGCAGCAGAGCACCGTGGGCAACCCGAAGATGACGAACCACACGGAGTTCGACGCCATCTCCCGCTCGTTCCAGAGCTGGCAGAACATCTTCGCCACCTGCGGCAACCTGTCGCTGGTGGAGGGCCCGCGCGTGGACAGCCGGACGGTGGGCTACAACCGCACGGGCGACAACATCAACCTCACCCTGTTCCGGGCGCGCGGCTGTCGCGACGTGGTGCCCGCCGGCGATGCCTGTTTCACCCAGGACACGTGCGCGAACACGTACGACTGCTGGGATGACAGCGACGGCACCATCGCCATCACGCTCACCACCTACGACGAGCGCACGGGCGTCGTGTACGACTCCGACATCTCCTTCAACGCCGCGCGCTTCAACTTCACCACGGGCAACGGCGGACCGTGCGGCATCGTGGCCACGCCGGACTGCGTGGAGACGGACGTGCAGAACACGGCCACGCACGAGGTGGGTCACTTCGTGGGCCTGGACCATACGCAGGCGCAAGGCTCGACGATGAACCCCAGCGCCCCGCCGGGTGAGACGTCCAAGCGCACCATCGACTCCGGCTCGCAGAGCTTCGTGTGCGCCGCGTACCCGAAGGGCAGCGCGAGCCAGCCCTGCATTCCGCTGACGAACCCGGGAGGGTCCGGGAACAGCGGCGGTGGTTGCGCCACGGCGTCGGGAGGGCTGGCGGCGCTGCCGCTGCTGGCCGCCGCCTCGCTGCTGGCGCGTCGCCGCCGGGGGGCGCGGTGAGCCGTCGCCTGCTGCTCCTGGGATGGCTGTTGTGCGCGGGAGCCGCGGGCGCGCAGCAGGACTACAGGCGCACGCTCGTGCCGGGTCGGCCGCTGTGCCTCGTGTGGCCGGGCCGCGACTACGTCTACCACCTGGATGCCGCCGGCAGCTCGCGCACGCCCGGAGACACGGAGGTCGCCGCCATCGAGGCCGCGTTCGACGCGTGGCGGGCGCTGTCCGCGACGTGCAGCGACTACCGCTTCATCCGGGGCGAGGACTGGAAGCTGCCGGTCGCCGTGGGCTACGACCAGGAACACCCCTTCGACAACTACAACGTCATCACCTTCCGCGAGCGCAACTGCCAGGACGTGGCCCCCGCGGACGACGTGTGTTGGCAGGAGGAGACGTGCGGCAATGTCTATCAATGCTGGGCGCACGGGGGCGCCACCATTGGGCTCACCACGTCCTCGTTCAGCTTCAAGGACGGGCGCGTGGTGGACGCGGACATCGAGCTCAACGCCGCGCAGTCGGACTACGGCCCCGGCTTCCTCTTCACCACCGTCAACGGTCCTCCGTGCGAAGGCACGCTGTCCACCGACTGCGTCGCCACGGACGTGCAGAACACGATGACGCATGAGATTGGCCACGTCATCGGGCTGGACCACGTCTTCTCCGCGGGCTCCACCATGGAAGCCACCGCTTCGCTGGGGGAGACCTCCAAACGCGTCATCGACGCGGGCTCCGCGGCCGGCTTCTGCGCCACCTATCCGCGCGGCCTGCCGCCCACCCAGTGCCGCACCCCGGTGGACCCGGGCCTCAAGCTGGTGGCGGACGGGAAGGGCACCGGCTGCGACGCCTCCTCCGGGGGACCGGCCCTGGCCGCTGGGCTGCTCTGGGCCGCGGGGGGCCTCCGGCGGCGCCGGAGCAGGCGGGCAACGGGTCCGCTGGCCGGCCCTCTTGCCGCTGCCCCGGGCAGCACTCGCGGTTAGACTGTCCGCGTGGCTGTCGCCTTCTTCGACCTGGACCGGACGCTGCTCGCCGCCAACTCCGCGTCGCTCTGGGTGCGCCGCGAGCTGGCGCTGGGCCACATCTCCCGCTGGCAGGCCCTGCGCGCCAGCGTGCTCCTCGCGCGCTATCACCTGGGCTTCGTGGCCATGCAGGACGTGCTGCTGCGCGCCACGGCCCTGCTCACCGGCTCCGACGCGAAGGACCTGGAGGCGCGCTCGGCGGACTTCTACGCGGAGGCCGTGCGGGGCCGGTACCGGCCGGGGGCCCTGCAGGCCCTGGAGGCCCACCGTGCGGCGGGGGACCGGCTGGTGCTCCTGACGTCGTCCTCGGGCTACCTGTCCGACCTGGTGGCGCGCGAGCTGCGCCTGGACGGCGTGCTCTGCAACCGCTTCGAGGTGGACTCGGCGGGCCGCCATACCGGGCGCCCGCTGGGGGAGGTCTGCTTCGGCGAGGGCAAGCGGCTCTACGCGGAGGCCACCGCGAAGGAGGCAGGCGTCGCGCTGTCCGCATGCGCCTTCTACACGGACTCGTATTCGGACCTGCCGGTGCTTCGGGTGGTGGGGCGCCCGGTGGTCGTGAACCCCGA
Coding sequences within:
- a CDS encoding myxosortase-dependent metalloprotease, MXAN_2677/MXAN_2678 family, which produces MSRRLLLLGWLLCAGAAGAQQDYRRTLVPGRPLCLVWPGRDYVYHLDAAGSSRTPGDTEVAAIEAAFDAWRALSATCSDYRFIRGEDWKLPVAVGYDQEHPFDNYNVITFRERNCQDVAPADDVCWQEETCGNVYQCWAHGGATIGLTTSSFSFKDGRVVDADIELNAAQSDYGPGFLFTTVNGPPCEGTLSTDCVATDVQNTMTHEIGHVIGLDHVFSAGSTMEATASLGETSKRVIDAGSAAGFCATYPRGLPPTQCRTPVDPGLKLVADGKGTGCDASSGGPALAAGLLWAAGGLRRRRSRRATGPLAGPLAAAPGSTRG
- the gltX gene encoding glutamate--tRNA ligase, which encodes MASSKPRVRFAPSPTGYLHIGGARTALFNYLYARRYGGTFILRVEDTDQERSTPESVKAILDGLNWLGLDWDEGPGKEDPKYGPYFQTQRLDTYRAHAEQLISQGKAFRCYCTREEIAERRAVAEKENRAYRYEGTCHDLKAPPAGKKLEDAVIRFRMPSGEGTASFDDKVLGVISKPYSDLDDWVMMRADGIPLYNFGCVIDDHLMDITLVSRGQEHVNSTFPQLMLYQALGWTPPDFAHLPLILGPDREKLSKRKHPEADVMLHARTGIMPEALLNFVIRLGWSHGNDEVITREQMVEWFDFDGVGSTSGVWNPEKLQWLNQQWFKLLPPSVVAERLTPFLEARGFQVKGDARLEPLVLALRERSRTLDEMANTASIYFRTGVTLDEKAAAKHLSGDSLGLLRQAREKLAALPEWTVEPLDGVVKAVSESAQVGMGKVAQPLRVAITGNTTSPGIGETLLLVGRDEALRRIDAALARGG
- a CDS encoding myxosortase-dependent metalloprotease, MXAN_2677/MXAN_2678 family → MGALASWVVMAAVLGQSSAPYVRSRVTPGDASTQCLYWTQSRVTWQQSTVGNPKMTNHTEFDAISRSFQSWQNIFATCGNLSLVEGPRVDSRTVGYNRTGDNINLTLFRARGCRDVVPAGDACFTQDTCANTYDCWDDSDGTIAITLTTYDERTGVVYDSDISFNAARFNFTTGNGGPCGIVATPDCVETDVQNTATHEVGHFVGLDHTQAQGSTMNPSAPPGETSKRTIDSGSQSFVCAAYPKGSASQPCIPLTNPGGSGNSGGGCATASGGLAALPLLAAASLLARRRRGAR
- a CDS encoding HAD family hydrolase, whose product is MAVAFFDLDRTLLAANSASLWVRRELALGHISRWQALRASVLLARYHLGFVAMQDVLLRATALLTGSDAKDLEARSADFYAEAVRGRYRPGALQALEAHRAAGDRLVLLTSSSGYLSDLVARELRLDGVLCNRFEVDSAGRHTGRPLGEVCFGEGKRLYAEATAKEAGVALSACAFYTDSYSDLPVLRVVGRPVVVNPDHRLRREARRQGWPVVDWGVPSGGAAPSVPPSPPLLPSTGP